A single region of the Neodiprion pinetum isolate iyNeoPine1 chromosome 5, iyNeoPine1.2, whole genome shotgun sequence genome encodes:
- the LOC124219222 gene encoding uncharacterized protein, giving the protein MKTKSLYAEILAVLLLCQIPWPGPSVFKISCPRDSASVVRRIVQKKWIPVLNKYQVELPLECPFHRTRDIFHPQQAAKYQHRPSQWTCGLCGKSFYEERHLDMHFDNRHKGDINIAEDAVCLADYCDIMRCDVLITQDFEGSSIDDSSTINTDIEVWRETTARQTTLAPSTGSRDLARVFGDKFQESQTSGGTNRGTFHHYCDRRDTPENHFTINHQKQKMIGSEDEENNKTHDICDSNHLVDSALPAIDRNQQRLAELQKLKSNCKPEELLKLKIRCEILVRDCIAGLLVNLSVQDFTEVEGELNRAVCWYLTCEKYWEDTRRQQRQIPWHLLFILAMLLSLGMSMCYYIIWILFDSVHEMRADGMSGISHSPHNNRNKEMTSPQHGSKVDQNKKDSKGKLEPGQDTPSAGSAETPDHYIYVAYPPELKRRLLESCYNRTTRL; this is encoded by the exons ATGAAGACCAAATCCCTTTACGCGGAg ATATTGGCAGTGCTGCTGCTGTGTCAAATACCATGGCCAGGGCCGagtgttttcaaaatatcatgcCCTCGAGACAGTGCCTCGGTGGTACGGAGGATAGTACAAAAG AAATGGATCCCCGTGCTGAACAAATACCAAGTCGAGCTGCCCCTCGAGTGCCCGTTCCATAGAACCAGAGACATATTTCACCCTCAACAGGCGGCCAAATATCAGCATCGACCTTCCCAATGGACGTGCGGGTTGTGCGGAAAATCATTTTACGAAGAGCGTCACCTGGACATGCATTTTGATAATAGACACAAAGGCGACATCAACATT GCAGAGGATGCTGTCTGTCTAGCCGACTACTGCGATATTATGAGGTGCGACGTTCTGATAACTCAAGACTTTGAGGGGTCATCAATAGACGATTCGAGTACCATCAATACGGACATCGAGGTATGGAGGGAAACGACGGCTCGTCAAACAACGCTAGCTCCTTCAACCGGATCCAGAGACTTGGCTAGGGTATTCGGTGACAAGTTTCAAGAGTCGCAGACCAGCGGTGGCACTAACAGAGGAACGTTCCATCACTACTGCGACAGGCGAGATACCCCTGAGAATCATTTCACCATTAACCATCAGAAGCAGAAAATGATCGGTTCTGAGGATGAAGAAAACAATAAGACACATGACATCTGTGACAGTAATCATCTCGTCGACTCGGCTCTACCAGCTATCGATAGAAATCAGCAGCGGCTCGCCGAGCTACAGAAACTGAAATCAAACTGCAAGCCTGAGGAgcttttgaaattgaaaataagatGTGAG ATTCTGGTACGTGACTGCATCGCAGGATTGCTTGTTAATCTGTCCGTTCAAGATTTCACGGAAGTTGAAG GTGAACTCAATCGAGCCGTTTGCTGGTATTTGACATGCGAAAAATACTGGGAAGATACGCGCAGACAGCAACGTCAGATACCGTGGCATCTCTTATTCATACTAGCCATGCTCTTATCACTGGGAATGTCAATGTGCTATTACATCATTTGGATATTATTTGA TTCTGTGCATGAAATGAGAGCTGATGGAATGTCAGGGATTTCGCACTCACCACACAACAATAGGAACAAGGAAATGACGTCTCCGCAGCATGGTTCGAAAGTTGACCAAAATAAGAAAGATAGCAAAGGGAAATTGGAACCCGGACAAGACACGCCCTCCGCAGGGAGTGCTGAAACACCCGATCATTACATATATGTTGCATACCCACCTGAGCTGAAACGGCGACTCCTTGAAAG CTGTTATAATCGAACAACGCGCCTGTAG
- the Ahcy gene encoding adenosylhomocysteinase, which yields MATKPLYKVADISLAEWGRKEIMLAENEMPGLMAIRRKYGPSKVLKGARIAGCLHMTVQTAVLIETLTELGAEVQWSSCNIFSTQDHAAAAIAKTGVPVYAWKGETDEEYMWCIEQTLVFKDGKPLNLILDDGGDLTNLVHTKFPEYLKDCLGISEETTTGVHNLYRMLKDGKLKVPAINVNDSVTKSKFDNLYGCRESLIDGIKRATDVMLAGKVCVVAGYGDVGKGCAQSLRALGGRVIITEIDPINALQAAMEGYEVTTMNEASKKGQIYVTTTGCKDIILGEHFLNMPEDAIVCNIGHFDCEIQVAWLEKNAKSKVNIKPQVDRYELSTGRHVILLAEGRLVNLGCATGHSSFVMSTSFTNQVLAQIELWTKSTSYPIGVHMLPKKLDEEVAALHLDHLGVKLTKLTTDQSKYLDIPVDGPYKSDHYRY from the exons ATGGCGACAAAACCATTGTACAAAGTTG CGGATATTTCGCTGGCGGAATGGGGAAGGAAGGAGATAATGCTAGCCGAAAATGAAATGCCTGGACTCATGGCCATCCGCCGTAAATACGGACCATCCAAGGTGCTCAAAGGTGCGAGGATTGCCGGATGCCTTCACATGACTGTACAAACAGCAGTGCTAATCGAAACACTGACTGAACTTGGCGCAGAG GTACAATGGTCCTCGTGCAACATTTTCAGCACACAGGATCATGCAGCAGCAGCTATTGCAAAGACTGGCGTGCCAGTTTATGCATGGAAAGGTGAAACGGATGAAGAATACATGTGGTGTATAGAACAAACCCTGGTATTCAAAGATGGAAAGCCTTTGAATCTGATCCTAGACGATGGAGGAGATCTGACCAATCTTGTGCACACCAAGTTCCCTGAATATCTGAAAGACTGCCTTGGCATCTCGGAAGAAACGACAACTGGTGTTCACAATCTTTACCGCATGCTTAAAGACGGAAAACTCAAAGTACCTGCGATAAATGTCAACGACTCTGTTACAAAG AGTAAATTCGACAACTTGTACGGATGCAGGGAGTCTCTAATCGATGGAATCAAGAGAGCAACCGATGTTATGTTGGCTGGAAAAGTGTGCGTAGTTGCAGGTTATGGTGACGTTGGTAAGGGGTGCGCACAAAGTTTACGAGCTCTTGGAGGTCGAGTTATAATAACAGAAATTGATCCCATCAATGCCTTACAAGCGGCAATGGAAGGCTATGAG GTCACAACTATGAATGAAGCTTCGAAAAAGGGACAGATATATGTGACTACAACCGGATGCAAAGATATCATTCTAGGAGAACACTTTTTGAATATGCCCGAGGATGCTATTGTTTGCAATATTGGGCATTTCGATTGCGAGATCCAGGTCGCTTGGCTGGAAAAAAACGCGAAATCAAAAGTAAACATCAAGCCCCAGGTCGATCGTTACGAACTGAGCACTGGCAG gcATGTCATTCTCCTTGCGGAGGGTCGACTAGTCAATTTGGGTTGCGCGACAGGGCATTCGAGTTTCGTAATGAGTACCTCATTCACAAATCAAGTCCTAGCCCAGATAGAGCTCTGGACAAAGTCTACCTCGTATCCAATCGGTGTCCACATGTTGCCAAAGAAA CTCGACGAAGAAGTCGCCGCCCTGCATCTCGACCACCTGGGCGTGAAGTTGACTAAACTCACTACCGACCAGTCCAAATATCTCGACATCCCCGTCGATGGCCCATACAAATCCGACCATTACAGATACTGA
- the LOC124219230 gene encoding THAP domain-containing protein 5-like isoform X1 yields MSTCVFCKTKQSKYSGRSFHKFPVKDVLRLQQWLKEMKRKDWKSNRNSTLCSAHFANDCFDRTGFLITLKKNSVPTIFDNPKSKCSSCHRLRECGHGYSLFKFPLDEPDIMKQWIANINIGPWSPSSDSFLCSDHFEPSCFQKKSKNYITLRKGSIPTLFGENLQLTEFQDESDRPTTVNVTKLHDHLHICT; encoded by the exons ATGAGTACCTGcgttttttgcaaaacaaagCAATCAAAATATAGTGGGCGATCATTTCACAA ATTTCCCGTGAAAGATGTGTTGCGCCTTCAGCAGTGgttaaaagaaatgaagaggAAGGACTGGAAGTCAAACCGAAATAGCACATTGTGTTCAGCTCATTTTGCAAATGACTGCTTTGATAGGACAGGATTCCtaattacattgaaaaagaACAGTGTACCAACTATATTTGACAACCCAAAATCAAAGTGTTCATCTTGTCACCGATTAAGGGAATGTGGACATGGCTATTCATTGTTCAA GTTCCCATTGGATGAACCTGATATTATGAAGCAGTGGATCGCAAATATAAACATTGGACCGTGGTCTCCATCAAGTGATAGCTTTCTGTGTTCCGACCACTTTGAACCCTCTTGCTTtcagaagaaaagtaaaaattatataactttACGAAAAGGCAGTATCCCAACGTTATTTG GTGAAAACTTGCAGCTGACCGAATTTCAGGATGAATCCGATCGGCCCACCACAGTGA
- the LOC124219230 gene encoding THAP domain-containing protein 1-like isoform X2, whose translation MSTCVFCKTKQSKYSGRSFHKFPVKDVLRLQQWLKEMKRKDWKSNRNSTLCSAHFANDCFDRTGFLITLKKNSVPTIFDNPKSKCSSCHRLRECGHGYSLFKFPLDEPDIMKQWIANINIGPWSPSSDSFLCSDHFEPSCFQKKSKNYITLRKGSIPTLFADRISG comes from the exons ATGAGTACCTGcgttttttgcaaaacaaagCAATCAAAATATAGTGGGCGATCATTTCACAA ATTTCCCGTGAAAGATGTGTTGCGCCTTCAGCAGTGgttaaaagaaatgaagaggAAGGACTGGAAGTCAAACCGAAATAGCACATTGTGTTCAGCTCATTTTGCAAATGACTGCTTTGATAGGACAGGATTCCtaattacattgaaaaagaACAGTGTACCAACTATATTTGACAACCCAAAATCAAAGTGTTCATCTTGTCACCGATTAAGGGAATGTGGACATGGCTATTCATTGTTCAA GTTCCCATTGGATGAACCTGATATTATGAAGCAGTGGATCGCAAATATAAACATTGGACCGTGGTCTCCATCAAGTGATAGCTTTCTGTGTTCCGACCACTTTGAACCCTCTTGCTTtcagaagaaaagtaaaaattatataactttACGAAAAGGCAGTATCCCAACGTTATTTG CTGACCGAATTTCAGGATGA
- the LOC124219230 gene encoding THAP domain-containing protein 1-like isoform X3 gives MSTCVFCKTKQSKYSGRSFHKFPVKDVLRLQQWLKEMKRKDWKSNRNSTLCSAHFANDCFDRTGFLITLKKNSVPTIFDNPKSKCSSCHRLRECGHGYSLFKFPLDEPDIMKQWIANINIGPWSPSSDSFLCSDHFEPSCFQKKSQRKLSVHKDTLM, from the exons ATGAGTACCTGcgttttttgcaaaacaaagCAATCAAAATATAGTGGGCGATCATTTCACAA ATTTCCCGTGAAAGATGTGTTGCGCCTTCAGCAGTGgttaaaagaaatgaagaggAAGGACTGGAAGTCAAACCGAAATAGCACATTGTGTTCAGCTCATTTTGCAAATGACTGCTTTGATAGGACAGGATTCCtaattacattgaaaaagaACAGTGTACCAACTATATTTGACAACCCAAAATCAAAGTGTTCATCTTGTCACCGATTAAGGGAATGTGGACATGGCTATTCATTGTTCAA GTTCCCATTGGATGAACCTGATATTATGAAGCAGTGGATCGCAAATATAAACATTGGACCGTGGTCTCCATCAAGTGATAGCTTTCTGTGTTCCGACCACTTTGAACCCTCTTGCTTtcagaagaaaa GTCAGAGAAAACTCAGTGTGCATAAAGACACGTTGATGTGA